Proteins found in one Plasmodium malariae genome assembly, chromosome: 13 genomic segment:
- the HADO gene encoding HAD domain ookinete protein, putative, with translation MEKIWSLYPVGNPVNYKSYSKDVHVNEIKKVQDEKNKNASSSINCNDDKIVRTNTNQIVKGNVIIPSKPFICKKLIVFDYDDTILPTSWITIKMKLGLYDTIPVHIKQLFTKLSTVVINTLNLCLTQGKLVIVTNASLEWLINSAKKFIPFVWSFIMHNNIRIISARDRLINSLIDPKDWKKVIFHQIINELLSPYLFNASFICFIYSVGDGNDERNACFFISQLNQYSSCIFKSLKFLSEPTCQKLIAEHELFYYFFNSSSDAGLPNSADASTNAILGGALNSIKNATTGVTAVDATTADATTADATTADATTADATTAVAITATANSTSTAITPSRRSTIFNNVLH, from the coding sequence atggaaaagataTGGAGTTTGTACCCTGTTGGAAATCCAGTTAATTACAAAAGTTACTCGAAAGATGTGCatgtaaatgaaataaaaaaagtacaggatgaaaaaaataaaaatgcctCATCAAGTATAAATTGTAATGACGATAAAATAGTAAGAACTAATACCAATCAGATAGTTAAAGGAAATGTTATAATACCTAGTAAACCATTTATATGTAAGAAATTAATAGTCTTTGATTATGATGATACTATATTACCAACGAGTTGGATCACTATAAAAATGAAGCTAGGATTATATGATACGATTCCAGTACATATAAAACAGCTATTTACTAAGTTAAGTACAGTAGTaattaatacattaaatttatgtttaaCACAAGGTAAAttagtaatagtaacaaatGCAAGTTTAGAATGGTTAATAAATTCAGCTAAGAAATTTATACCTTTTGTTTGGTCATTTATTatgcataataatattagaatAATATCTGCTAGGGATAGATTAATAAATTCACTAATTGATCCGAAAGATTggaaaaaagttatatttcaTCAAATTATTAATGAACTATTATCTCCCTATCTATTTAATGCAtcttttatatgttttatatattctgtaGGGGATGGAAATGACGAAAGAAATGcttgcttttttatttctcagTTAAATCAATATTCAtcttgtatatttaaatccTTGAAGTTTTTATCAGAACCCACATGTCAAAAACTGATAGCGGAACACGAACTGTTCTATTACTTCTTTAACAGCAGCAGCGATGCCGGGCTCCCCAACTCCGCCGATGCGTCCACAAACGCTATATTAGGTGGTGCATTAAATTCCATTAAAAATGCTACTACGGGTGTTACTGCTGTGGATGCTACAACTGCGGATGCTACAACTGCGGATGCTACAACTGCGGATGCTACAACTGCGGATGCTACTACTGCCGTTGCTATCACTGCAACTGCTAATTCTACTAGTACCGCTATCACTCCAAGTCGTAGAAGTACCATTTTTAACAACGTTCTGCATTAA
- the PmUG01_13014800 gene encoding cytidine deaminase, putative yields the protein MMDDEIIDLEQIYPDSYRQNVTLIPMYCFEVKKDIAKECLNIMKNFINAQLFNNYNHLKRCKKSEGKVQILVGFCSKLPNNLHDKLIQINNGEDITIKKVNVSKHSPMTKKQCIEWSTHWPVYYRKPTNDLYTLTKEEIKKYIKFLNISINIGKTFGTCQSGCVLTYNDEIIACSGDNIKNHPLQHSVMLAIEEVSYKLRHIWQIKKGITSKNWEYYHIGNPINNPLSILCASQTSQEETSKKFKSINNEKCYDHVRTNSRMVTIEQNGNTVTHDITKDYTKNVEMYDAINIDQYLCTNCYAYLSHEPCFMCSMAMIHSRIKCVIFDEVNKANGALFSKEKLHCIKSLNHHFKVYKTVKKKL from the coding sequence ATGATGGATGACGAAATAATCGATTTGGAGCAGATTTATCCTGACTCGTACAGGCAAAATGTGACATTAATACCTATGTACTGTTTTGAAGTAAAGAAAGACATAGCCAAGGAGTgcttaaatattatgaaaaattttattaatgcaCAACTATTTAACAATTATAATCACCTGAAAAGATGTAAAAAGTCGGAAGGTAAAGTACAAATACTCGTTGGATTTTGCTCAAAACTTCCCAACAATTTACATGATAagttaatacaaataaacaatGGAGAAgatattacaataaaaaaagtaaacgtGTCCAAACATTCACCTATGACGAAGAAACAGTGTATAGAATGGTCAACACACTGGCCAGTTTATTACAGAAAACCTACCAATGATTTATATACCTTaacaaaagaagaaataaaaaaatatataaaatttttaaacatttccATAAATATTGGGAAAACATTTGGTACTTGTCAAAGTGGATGTGTATTAACATACAATGATGAAATTATTGCATGTTCAggtgataatataaaaaatcatcCTTTACAACATTCAGTTATGTTAGCTATTGAAGAAGTTTCCTATAAATTGCGTCATATATGGcagataaaaaaaggaataaccTCCAAAAATTGGGAATATTATCATATTGGTAATCCTATAAATAATCCTTTAAGTATATTATGCGCATCACAAACTTCACAAGAAGAAACTAGCAAAAAATTcaaaagtataaataatgaaaaatgttaTGACCATGTCAGGACGAACAGTAGAATGGTTACTATAGAACAAAATGGAAACACTGTAACACATGATATAACTAAAGATTACACTAAAAATGTAGAGATGTATGATGCAATAAATATAGATCAATACCTCTGTACAAATTGTTACGCTTACTTAAGTCATGAACCCTGTTTTATGTGTTCAATGGCTATGATCCATTCAAGAATAAAATGTGTTATATTTGATGAAGTTAATAAAGCGAATGGCGCTTTATTTAGTAAGGAAAAATTACATTGCATAAAAAGCCTTAATCATCATTTTAAGGTGTACAAAACTGTGAAGAAGAAATTGTAA
- the PmUG01_13014700 gene encoding conserved Plasmodium protein, unknown function, with protein sequence MYTLDFVSEGKYVLRVGDLCGKYYVPVALPGRYRSNVEDIENILYIWMNKFDKIKKNKKIKKKEDEEEEGEGEEGEEGEGEEEEGEGEGEGEKESCKDLYLFSCIFKETKFSLILTKSRYEKNFCVWKILWCAWQDILKKSFEKNDNKYFKMYKKNLIIFQAGCIYLMFLLYFCQHVEEHEFPYPLYLSPEIVNRCLDITEQCESLNIFKELRFILNFMFDTNSIILCCNNNLNETYQDRYGAPLYIEKSKLGVENATQIKDVHITNIYNHMNDQLKDLCKLCDNQRWKSTHSNTSTYNLLFKLELLKDVLNEDNLW encoded by the coding sequence ATGTACACACTCGACTTTGTAAGTGAGGGAAAGTACGTCCTTCGGGTAGGTGACTTGTGCGGTAAATACTACGTACCTGTGGCGTTGCCAGGGAGGTATAGAAGTAATGTAGAggatatagaaaatatattgtacatATGGATGAAcaaatttgataaaataaaaaaaaataaaaaaataaaaaaaaaggaagatgaagaagaagaaggaGAAGGAGAAGAAGGTGAAGAAGGAGAAggagaagaagaagaaggaGAAGGAGAAGGAGaaggagaaaaagaaagttgcaaagatttatatttatttagttgtatatttaaagaaactaaattttcattaatattaacaaaatcaAGATATGAAAAAAACTTTTGTGTATGGAAAATATTATGGTGTGCATGGCAagatatattgaaaaaaagctttgaaaaaaatgacaataaatattttaaaatgtataaaaaaaatcttattatttttcaagcTGGTTGTATTTacttaatgtttttattatatttttgtcaaCATGTAGAAGAACATGAATTTCCTTATCCGTTATATTTATCACCAGAAATTGTTAATCGTTGTTTAGACATAACGGAACAGTGTGaaagtttaaatatatttaaagagttaagatttattttaaattttatgtttgATACAAACTCCATTATATTatgttgtaataataatttaaatgaaactTACCAGGATAGGTATGGTGCTCCTTTATATATTGAGAAGAGCAAATTGGGTGTTGAGAACGCTACACAGATTAAGGATGTACATATTACTAATATCTATAACCATATGAACGACCAGTTGAAAGATTTGTGTAAGTTATGCGATAATCAAAGATGGAAGAGCACACATAGTAACACCTCCACGTATAATCTTCTCTTTAAGCTGGAGCTTCTAAAGGACGTTCTGAATGAGGATAATTTGTGGTGA
- the PmUG01_13014900 gene encoding conserved Plasmodium protein, unknown function, which produces MRYRLFPPLTFLSYLRKIHVYYSPVRSEKADVARRLIIFASSQKIKQKFPLLSVSWELLAYENPPMVEVEYLNGEREKINIEYFSDKQKKEIIDKWKYTASLDPFPEVLAPTMKKPKDGF; this is translated from the exons ATGAGATATAGACTTTTTCCCCCCTTGACATTTTTAagttatttaagaaaaattcaTGTTTATTATTCCCCAGTAAGAAGCGAAAAAGCAGACGTTGCAAG AAGACTAATTATATTTGCATCttcacaaaaaataaaacaaaagttTCCCCTATTAAGTGTATCATGGGAATTACTAGC ATATGAAAACCCTCCCATGGTAGAAGTGGAATACTTAAATGGAGAAAGAGAAAA gataaatatagaatatttCAGCGACAAGCAAAAGAAAGAGATAATTGACAAGTGGAAATACACAG cATCACTTGACCCCTTTCCCGAAGTTCTTGCACCTACCATGAAAAAACCAAAAGATGGTTTTTAG
- the PmUG01_13015300 gene encoding conserved Plasmodium protein, unknown function codes for MSGNFYFLILLINVLTKIITSVNSVKMNSVHIKLNESLMNNCNKIIYVRFLHHKYKNIYTYIRYPYLHINQRNINYLKTNNSIYSKYYNNEPVYNTYNPILNYDILDLIKVYGRLAEHGEYDSLNIVVNVGDSEGKEVETREEAKKVGEVETGVGVGEGVESTIDVKSTSEMRETKYCMNPFKKLISFFKSSSKHDNKRVNWFHHFLKYGKMNFTDFKNAILYLKFKWPRDSLFPSYNIFLFEKGLSKNSDSPLIRKKVEHYIQYQEINENLLKSCFYCFSDGKEYVTAYDILNKFIQWKKNNKWKKENEKRSFFLFIRKYNNTDDSIDWYTFKNKIDSYTVHLYESKK; via the coding sequence ATGTCaggaaatttttattttcttattttgttGATTAATGTACTAACGAAAATCATAACAAGTGTCAATTCAGTAAAAATGAATAgcgtacatataaaattaaatgaaagcttaatgaataattgtaacaaaattatatacgtCCGTTTTCTTCaccataaatataaaaatatatatacatacataaggtacccgtatttacatataaatcagagaaatataaattatttaaaaaccAATAATAGCATTTATTCgaaatattacaataatgAGCCTGTTTATAATACCTACAACccaattttaaattatgatattttaGATTTAATAAAAGTGTATGGTCGACTAGCTGAGCATGGTGAATATGACTCCCTCAACATTGTTGTAAATGTGGGAGACTCTGAGGGTAAAGAAGTAGAAACGAGAGAAGAAGCTAAAAAAGTAGGAGAAGTAGAAACAGGGGTAGGAGTAGGGGAAGGAGTTGAATCAACTATAGACGTAAAATCCACCTCTGAAATGAGGGAAACAAAATACTGCATGAAcccatttaaaaaattaatttccttttttaaaagtagTAGCAAACATGATAACAAGAGAGTGAACTGGTTTCAtcatttcttaaaatatggGAAAATGAATTTTACAGATTTCAAAAATGCCATATTGTATCTTAAATTTAAATGGCCAAGAGATTCATTATTTCCAtcttacaatatttttttatttgaaaaaggTTTAAGTAAAAACAGTGATTCACCATTAATACGAAAAAAAGTTGAACACTATATTCAATATcaagaaataaatgaaaatttattaaaaagttgcttttattgtttttcaGATGGTAAGGAATATGTAACAgcttatgatatattaaataaatttattcaatggaaaaaaaataataaatggaaaaaagaaaatgagaaaagaagctttttcttatttatcagaaaatataacaatactGACGATTCGATAGATTGGTATACTTTCAAAAATAAGATTGATTCTTACACAGTTCACTTGTATGAatccaaaaaataa
- the PmUG01_13015000 gene encoding conserved Plasmodium protein, unknown function, translated as MLSHVSAEESNKEDFVSEKKKKKKKKKKNAYSPIFQVNYLQEEEDLIHTQNVNINSKSKKKMFTDGKNLINFKKKHSSGEKGSEHYKERKVQVGAEVGAEVGAEVGAEVSAEVEGKCAVETVDLCNYLDSLNDKIKVRKKDKKKNQQKEGSKHGHNTNSNYDCYNNDSNYGGYNGGSPKRVEFCNERKDSIEIVYFDGVAVHKKVQGVEARYDDVHYKKTDKNNFINDNSSSSSSSSRSSSSSRSSSSSSSSSSSSSRSPGLPNDSDLLSDNIRTTCANRNAQLLELDPQQLVGQEEHLHSDVHIDTNRHSDNDAYPGNTNINGSHIRSDENNNECNIFSRIFNRVKKIITDRKGNPITDANALDNDMCELEIMETNNLNEHSDENCGSVTTSCVHDEVYVIHRQGINADGNVNDNTNALITNGPNDFVYVNGLNPNDLMDNSILVNNEHAGRGTVLDSHHPSGSYFCRGPSNNRNEGAVEVEAAIEVGAAIEMEDVVHVANMADDEDAEGEAANTNWRAYHFRYRALSHNVFSYCKDYVTYVKEKIKKYWQERVQEANIQLTTPHQTSSRRENTNIHEDENDDPSCLQILFFLGLVCKFPILWIVGSIIFCITPNEHKRTKAWCLINTVFAFISIIYFISTSNFKISKPIFFVLMESNTESIKLFHKGVVRNNSNNHIIQNVIVFDQFTVSYWMPLKTYNVFKTEPGHFLNWHFVSTQKPNSSILLSRNTYALLNRIQVTILFGKGKAYPTESVEQIKPFFQNLKEHNMDPVPFEKLTMTDNDIPENFFGAGIRCQSIQKNGNRLNEKEKWYLFWKEYDNTDSNPDHSIYNSLVPVGEIFFFKHEHNCRIAFLIPKNTNMYQTDVPQDFVEIRKIIIKAF; from the exons ATGCTATCACATGTATCAGCAGAAGAAAGCAACAAAGAGGACTTTGtaagcgaaaaaaaaaaaaagaaaaagaaaaaaaaaaaaaatgcatattcTCCTATATTCCAAGTAAACTATCTGCAAGAGGAGGAGGACTTGATCCACACGCAAAACGTTAACATAAACagtaaaagcaaaaaaaaaatgttcactgatggtaaaaatttaattaattttaaaaaaaagcattcGAGTGGAGAAAAAGGGAGCGAACATTATAAAGAACGAAAGGTGCAAGTAGGTGCAGAAGTAGGTGCAGAAGTAGGTGCAGAAGTAGGTGCAGAAGTAAGTGCAGAAGTAGAAGGGAAATGCGCAGTTGAGACTGTCGACCTATGCAACTATTTGGATTCTTTAAACGATAAAATAAAGGTGAGGAAGAAGGACAAGAAGAAGAACCAGCAAAAGGAGGGAAGCAAGCATGGCCATAATACTAATAGCAATTAtgattgttataataatgatagcAATTATGGAGGTTATAATGGTGGTAGCCCTAAAAGAGTGGAATTTTGCAACGAACGTAAAGACTCAATCGAAATAGTATATTTTGATGGAGTGGCTGTTCATAAAAAGGTACAAGGGGTAGAAGCACGTTACGATGATGTGCATTATAAGAAaacagataaaaataatttcattaatgacaatagcagtagtagtagtagtagtagtagaagtagtagtagtagtagaagtagtagtagtagtagtagtagtagtagcagtagtagtagaaGTCCTGGCCTACCAAATGATTCTGACTTACTAAGTGATAACATTCGTACTACATGCGCTAATAGAAATGCACAACTGCTTGAGCTCGACCCTCAACAGTTGGTTGGACAGGAGGAACACCTACACAGTGATGTGCACATTGATACGAACCGCCATAGTGACAATGATGCTTACCCAGGTAATACTAATATCAATGGTAGCCACATACGCAGTGATGAGAACAACAAcgaatgtaatattttttccagaATTTTCAAtagagtaaaaaaaattattacagaTCGAAAAGGAAATCCAATAACAGATGCAAATGCATTAGACAATGATATGTGTGAATTAGAAATTATGGAaactaataatttaaatgagCATAGCGATGAAAACTGCGGTTCAGTTACCACCAGTTGTGTACATGATGAAGTTTATGTAATACATAGACAGGGAATTAATGCAGATGGAAATGTGAATGACAATACGAATGCTCTAATAACTAATGGACCAAACGACTTCGTATATGTAAATGGTCTTAATCCTAATGATCTTATGGACAACTCTATATTAGTAAATAATGAACATGCCGGCAGGGGAACCGTTTTAGACAGCCATCACCCGAGTGGTAGTTATTTTTGTAGAGGCCCTTCAAATAATCGAAATGAAGGAGCGGTAGAGGTGGAGGCTGCGATAGAGGTAGGGGCTGCAATAGAGATGGAAGACGTAGTACATGTGGCAAATATGGCAGATGATGAAGACGCAGAGGGGGAAGCTGCAAATACTAATTGGCGTGCTTACCACTTCCGCTACAGAGCCCTATCGCATAATGTATTTTCGTACTGCAAGGATTATGTTACTTATGTTaaggagaaaataaaaaaatactggCAAGAACGGGTACAAGAAGCAAATATACAATTGACAACTCCACATCAAACATCAAGTCGAAGAgaaaatacaaacatacatgaAGATGAAAATGATGATCCTAGTTGCTTGCAGATACTTTTCTTTCTAGGTTTAGTTTGTAAATTTCCTATACTGTGGATTGTTGGTTCAatcatattttgtattactccaaatgaacataaaagaacaaaagcATGGTGTTTAATAAATACAgtttttgcttttattagtattatttattttattagtacgtctaattttaaaatttccaaacctattttttttgttttaatggAATCTAATACAGAATCAATAAAACTTTTTCACAAAGGAGTTGTAagaaataatagtaataatcatattattcaaaatgtTATAGTGTTTGATCAATTTACTGTTTCTTACTGGATGCCTTTAAAAACATACAATGTTTTTAAGACTGAACCGGGTCATTTTCTCAATTGGCATTTTGTCTCTACTCAGAAACCCAACTCGAGCATACTCCT AAGCAGAAACACATACGCGCTTCTAAACAGAATACAAGTAACAATCCTTTTTGGAAAAGGCAAAGCGTACCCGACTGAAAGTGTAGAACAAATAAAgccattttttcaaaatttaaaagaacaCAATATGGACCCAGTGCCCTTTGAAAAGCTCACGATGACTGATAAtga TATCCCGGAGAACTTTTTCGGAGCGGGGATAAGATGCCAAAGCATCcaaaaaaatggaaacagattaaatgaaaaagaaaaatggtaTTTATTTTGGAAAGAATATGATAACACAGATAGTAATCCCGATCATTCTATATACAATTCACTAGTTCCTGTTggagaaatttttttttttaaacatgaACACAATTGTAGAATAGCTTTTCTCATTcctaaaaatacaaatatgtatcaGACAGACGTACCTCAAGATTTTGTTGAAatcagaaaaattataataaaagctTTTTAA
- the SEPSECS gene encoding O-phosphoseryl-tRNA(Sec) selenium transferase, putative, with amino-acid sequence MHSLKEKSTVGKLVRDGVHKNKYSLISEQTLNQKENILSNILTHGRIPDEGLNEITIMHILHKISSQNLCNSEKNVKIGERENRIYSALVRSKYIGFGHGIGRSGNLDDVQPKSAGNSILAKATTRIVKDLIKDFGIRSCQDVYILPYATGMCISTCLLYIKKERIDSEYVIISRIDHKTCYKCIEFCNLKYIVVDMIFKDEQLYTDIENIKNLMDKYKEKICCVISVTASYAPRNCDDIINISLLCKKYNMPHIINNSFGLQCNYICKEIQRCYNENGRIDFVVQSCDKNFLVPVNGGIVFSGNKKKMNELKKTYPGRTPVHAYLDLLITLLELGKTKIMKLRKERIENFNWFKEKIYTLCSKYNLSLIKTSKNTISMAINLNELYKYCGLDDPKKICLLGSFLFYRNVTGHRVICSPLLIKNYILKKIKEKREVFTTESDRNFHSQCSDVHTEEQGSNPYSSVRRGNSIQDSSSVINPVSSAVCNQVSLPISDHSKNTNMDPFCHRTIEHNEELTNNKITISNKLEVKQVDNDFEKLNEKNTLKIGNHIFQSFGTSYDLYPFSYIAFSCVIGIEKEELQSFVQKLDDAIDYFIRKFKRKEKEKNISSHD; translated from the exons atgCACAGTCTGAAGGAAAAGTCTACTGTTGGGAAACTCGTCAGAGATGgagtacataaaaataaatactcaTTGATATCAGAACAg ACCCTAAACCAAAAGGAAAATATCCTATCGAA caTTTTGACCCATGGACGCATTCCGGATGAAGGATTAAACGAAATTACTATTATGCACATTTTGCATAAAATTTCATCTCAAAactt gTGTAACAGTGAAAAGAATGTAAAAATAGGGGAGAGAGAGAACAGAATATACAGTGCGCTCGTTAGGAGCAAGTACATTGGATTTGGACACGGCATAGGGAG ATCCGGAAATCTGGATGATGTACAGCCGAAGAGTGCAGGGAATAGCATCCTAGCAAAAGCAACAACACGTATTGTAAaagatttaataaaagattTTGGCATTAGGAGTTGTCAAGATGTGTACATATTACCATATGCAACAGGGATGTGCATAAGTACTTGtcttctttatataaaaaaggaaagaataGATAGTgaatatgtaattatttcGAGAATAGACCATAAAACATGTTATAAATGCATtgaattttgtaatttaaaatatattgtagtAGATATGATTTTTAAAGATGAACAATTATATACAGATATTgagaacataaaaaatttaatggataaatataaagagaaaatttGTTGTGTTATATCAGTAACAGCTAGTTATGCACCTAGAAATTGTgatgatataataaacatttcTCTTCTTtgtaagaaatataatatgcctcatattattaataattcctTTGGATTACAATGTAATTACATTTGTAAAGAAATACAGAGATGTTATAATGAGAATGGAAGAATTGATTTTGTTGTTCAAAGTTGTGATAAGAATTTCCTTGTACCAGTTAATGGTGGTATTGTATTTagtggaaataaaaaaaagatgaatgAATTGAAAAAGACATATCCAGGTAGAACTCCTGTACATGCATATCTAGATCTTTTGATTACATTATTAGAATTAGGGAAAactaaaataatgaaattaagaaaagaaaggattgaaaattttaattggTTTAAAGAGaagatatatacattatgCTCTAAATATAATCTTTCCTTAATAAAGACAAGTAAAAATACTATATCAATGGCTATAAACTTAAATGAATTGTACAAATATTGTGGTTTAGATGACCCTAAGAAGATATGTTTACTCggttcatttcttttttatagaaaTGTAACAGGGCACAGAGTCATATGCTCTCCTTTgctaattaaaaattatattttaaaaaaaataaaagagaaaagggAAGTATTTACAACGGAATCAGATCGGAATTTCCACTCCCAGTGTAGTGATGTTCACACAGAGGAACAGGGGAGCAATCCATATAGCTCCGTCAGGAGGGGGAATAGCATACAAGATAGCAGTTCTGTTATCAATCCAGTTAGCAGTGCAGTTTGCAACCAAGTTAGCCTTCCAATCAGCGATCATAGCAAGAACACAAACATGGACCCTTTTTGTCATCGAACGATTGAGCATAATGAAGAATTGACGAATAACAAAATTACCATAAGTAATAAACTAGAAGTAAAACAAGTTGACAatgattttgaaaaattaaatgaaaaaaatacattaaaaataggGAATCACATATTTCAAAGTTTTGGCACCAGTTATGACTTGTATCCTTTTTCATATATCGCCTTCTCATGTGTAATAGGAATTGAAAAGGAGGAGCTCCAAAGTTTTGTCCAAAAATTAGACGACGCTATTGACTATTTTATTAGAAAGTTcaagagaaaagaaaaagaaaaaaatatttcctcACATGATTAA